A single genomic interval of Carettochelys insculpta isolate YL-2023 chromosome 28, ASM3395843v1, whole genome shotgun sequence harbors:
- the PNPO gene encoding pyridoxine-5'-phosphate oxidase isoform X2 has translation MQCPSIGEANAMCLATCTGDGRPSARMVLLKGFSQEGFRFFTNHKSRKGKELDSNPFATVVFYWEPLNRQVRIEGSVERLLEEESECYFESRPRSSQIGAVVSHQSTVIPDREYLRAKNAELEELYRERTVPKPTYWGGYILKPDLVEFWQGQTNRLHDRIVFRRLRDAAAPLGLMTHKGEGNWVYERLAP, from the exons GGATGGCAGGCCCTCTGCCCGCATGGTGCTCCTGAAGGGGTTTAGCCAGGAGGGCTTTCGATTCTTCACAAACCACAAGAGCCGGAAAGGAAAGGAGCTG GACTCCAATCCTTTTGCCACAGTCGTCTTTTACTGGGAGCCTCTTAACCGCCAG GTGCGTATCGAGGGCTCTGTGGAGAGACTCCTGGAGGAGGAATCGGAGTGCTACTTCGAATCGCGTCCCCGAAGCAGCCAGATCGGGGCCGTTGTGAGTCACCAGAGCACTGTGATTCCCGACAGGGAG TACTTAAGGGCGAAGAAcgcagagctggaggagctgtaCCGGGAGAGAACCGTGCCAAAGCCCACATACTG GGGGGGATACATCCTGAAACCAGACCTTGTGGAGTTCTGGCAGGGCCAAACCAACCGCTTACACGACCGCATCGTCTTCCGGCGCCTCCGGGACGCTGCTGCCCCCCTGGGACTCATGACGCACAagggggaggggaactgggtGTATGAGAGGCTCGCCCCTTGA